The genomic window taaccTAACGTACCGGTatctgatattaatttaaataattaacgaatataaaattgttataaaacccacaatataaataatatgcttttaataatattcgttagtttacaattttaaatatttacaaagctATTACCTATtgataactttaattattattcttattaattatttcagaattatacatattttgtaagcaatttggtgttaaattttaattcatataataatattagatttattaacgagtttaatatttaaatttttagtttttgtttatcttatatatttttttttaattgaagggtaaagttaattaaaaatatgtggagagttaaataattaagctcatatattttaatttcaaatgtttttagtataacattttacgGCAgtagtcataaaaataaaaataacagcgtctactaatatcaaattaaatcagtacttactaatattttaatgttcagCGATAAAAAGATAcctttttattacattataagaaCATTTATTGTGTGTAGAGAACATTCTTTAAATTGCCTTAATCTAAACTATTGCCCATTAGACAGAAAAAACgacttttttaaatcgtttaaaagtaatgataaaaatataatttattataaaattattatattttcagggTCAAGCAGTAGCCCAACTTTGCAAAACTGTAGATGTCACTGTGTTTGGTGTAGCATCAAAAACTAAACATGAAGCTTTAAAAGGAACCATTGATCATCTTTTGGAACGCGGTAGTGATTATGCTGCTGAAGTTAGAaagtaatttacataatttattttatttaatgaatactgaatttatattaaaacatgtaattgatttatttaggGTTTCTCCAGAAGGAGTGGATCTATTTTTGGACTGTGTTTGTGGTGAAGAATGTAGCCGTGGGTACTCTCTTTTGAAACCTAtgggaaaatatattttatttggtaaatataaattttgtatttttatattgtaatgttttgcaaaattaattaaaatgtttcgttaacaataaataatgtaaaaaaaaactttttaggtTCATCCAACATTGTCACAGGAGAAACAAAAAGTTTCTTTAGTGCTGCTAAATCTGTAAGTTTTGAATAtccagttaataataaaaataaataaataaaaaattattttttgatttgttatttttttgaagtggtGGCAAGTGGATAAAATTTCTCCATTGAAATTGTTTGATGACAGTAAAACTCTTATGGGATTCAATTTAAGACGATTGTTGTTCCACCAAAACCAGTCTGAATATGTGGCAAACATATTTGACAAAGTTATTGGATTATGGAAAGATGGAAAGGTTAAACCAGTTATTGATTCCACTTGGGCTTTTGAAGatgttagtatttatattataacatttagtatttaagtttatatgataaaatatatatttcattaatatttatgtataattttaggtTGGTGAGGCTATGCAAAAAATGCatgatagaaaaaatattggaaaaattgTGTTGGATCCAAGCTTGGAACCAAAACCAAAGCCAGCTACACCAGTTAAAGGAAAATCAAAGAATGCTGATAAAGAAAAGGAAAAGAAAGAAGAAGATTCTTCTGCTAATGGCACTACAACTCCTGAAGTTTCAAGTCCTACAAGTATGTTCATATATGATTAACTATGATTAAacttgttcaaaatatattacctatatgttttaaataatttaaaatgttttccattttaaatctatttaagaaacaacataatatactaattacacTTAGTCTAGCAAGACACTAACATGCTACAGCCTGATAAAATTCGATTCTTCTATGCATATCTATGCAATATCCTGTCATAGTGCAATAATTGGTCTTAATGTCAGAGAAACTGAGAAAAGAATGCATACAATTAGAATATTCTCTtgttagaaaaagtatagctAGTCATCAGTctaactttgtattaaaaaaaaatatatattaccatgaaatattttatttaactaaaattcataattttcttaGAATAGCTAGgtgttttatttagtttttcaattattgctGTTTATTCTGTTTTAAATACGTTCAAAGtagattcaaatatatattggaTGAATTGAGTATTATGAGTTTATTATGACgtaaatctttaaataatgtCTTATTACTCTTATTaacttttgttaaaatatatttttcaaatttattatgaaatacatttctatttttcttcaatcgctaatatttgaatattataatttataactgaatatgtgataaaaaaataaatgccatgataatttaatgcataaaTGAGATACTAAagagaaaaacattattttcttagCATGCACGAACGACTAAGAAAACTCATTTTTGATTAGCATtcacataatagtataatattaattaaacatatttaaataattaataacattttaatttgcagCTAAAGAAAAGGAAAAGGAAAAGGAATCAAGTTGAATGCACGAGTGAAAATATCATTCTCAAAAttactacctacttatttaataataataataataaaataaacttctcATTAGCGCTTTTTTCCAGTCTTATATTAcactaaataatgaaatatcaattttagcctttttagcaatattttaaatatttgttccaATCATTTGAGTATTGACAAacctttatttatacttagtcaaataatactatataatactattttattgttttgattaatgatataaattgttttacctaatcaacaatttattacacTAGGCTAATTTATTACTAGTAAACATGtaccaaatattatgtatacttatgtgttaatttttatataattgttttggtTCATTTTGCTCGTACATCTCTATGCattttctattatactataattattattattattattatttttagcttaaattttaagttttatattatactaaaacatgaaatgatttatttttccattatttttttatatacaatttttaaataaatacatgtggaagttatacaacaatatatttttaatttatactcacatactacaaatgtattaagataatatatgtagATTGAATGAATTctgttttaacaaaaaaaaaaaaaaaattataaatgtatgtgtgcaattgtgtataaatatctaaaaatacatacacacacacacacacatatatatatttatttatttatatgagtattattattactattattattattatgattatatattatttattgtgctgtttaaaactattaaaaaaaaatatataagtataatatatttatatatgtataatcaataactACTATAAGTGatcattaatcaaaaaataaaagataaaaataattaaagatgtctacaataataatacatataataagtttaaggatctttatgataataatatattagatgtgACTATGCAAGCTTgtgattgaataatatatactatccattttaaattatacataactaCCACATCTGTACTATTCTGATGACAAttgtttaagatttaaaatttaatataaactatgattATGCAttgaatgtttttgtttatttacaatGATACATCCGAGGGCCGAGGGggtctatatatttttaacaactttCAGAACTGCAGGGTGCTGTGTAACAAATCGTCAGTATGTAACAATGATACACAATTTTCAACTTCAgaaatgtattactataaatactatatttaat from Aphis gossypii isolate Hap1 chromosome 1, ASM2018417v2, whole genome shotgun sequence includes these protein-coding regions:
- the LOC114128638 gene encoding synaptic vesicle membrane protein VAT-1 homolog-like — encoded protein: MAEENAPVAAAAPAVGDQPQEKPATETAAADQPKAEGNGKAAVEEPPKAEMRAVVLTGFGGLKSVKILKKPEPTMGEGEVVIRVKACGLNFQDLMARQGVIESLPKAPFILGFECSGVIEQVGEGVEKFKVGDRVVALPEWRAWSELVSVPAKNVFAIPDNLNYVDAAALATNYIVAYVLLFELGAVKPGSSLILHSAGGGVGQAVAQLCKTVDVTVFGVASKTKHEALKGTIDHLLERGSDYAAEVRKVSPEGVDLFLDCVCGEECSRGYSLLKPMGKYILFGSSNIVTGETKSFFSAAKSWWQVDKISPLKLFDDSKTLMGFNLRRLLFHQNQSEYVANIFDKVIGLWKDGKVKPVIDSTWAFEDVGEAMQKMHDRKNIGKIVLDPSLEPKPKPATPVKGKSKNADKEKEKKEEDSSANGTTTPEVSSPTTKEKEKEKESS